In Bacillus thuringiensis, the DNA window CAATAAAAATATGCCCATTGTACATCTCTACAATTCGTTTACATATGACAAGTCCAAGACCTGTTCCAGTATCTTTATTAGTAAAGAACGGATGAAAGAGGTGTTTTTGAATATGTTTTGGAATTCCTTTTCCAGTATCTATAATTTGCAATTGTGCGTGTGTTTCATTGTTTGTTACGGAAATAGTTAGTGTGCCACCAGAAGTCATGGCTTCAATTGCATTTTTTGTAATGTTTAAAACCACTTGTTTCATATGGTCTTTTGAGCAACGGATATGAACAGGATGGTCTGGCAAATGTAAATGGAATACAATGTTATGTAGATTCGCCTCAGATTGAATAATTAATGCTACCTCATTTAGAATATTTCTCACATCATATGTTTGTTCAATGATTGCAGTTGGCTTTCCAAGAATAAGAAATTCGCTTACAATTTCATTAATCCTTTCTATTTCTTGTTCGATGACGGAAAAATAGAACTGATCTTGTTCATCTTTATATTTCTCTTTTAATAGAGCGACGAGCCCTTTAATTCCGGTAAGAGGATTACGGATTTCGTGGGCTGTACTAGCTGCAAAAGTGCCAACCAATTCAATTTTTTGTAGTTCATTTTGTTGTCTTTCCAGTTTTGTTTGGCGTTTTAACAACATATATTGAGCGAGTAAAAATAAAATAGACATTAAAAATAAAGTGGCTATACACTCTATTGAAACCCACTGATATAAAGTTTTTTGATGGATAGGCAATGGAGAAACAGAGACCTTCCAATTTAATCTTTGGAGTGGGGTAGTAAGCATATTAGTATGAGCATCACTTGTTTCGTTATTATCATCGGTGAGAAAAACTACATCATGTTTATCAGTTACTTCAAAATGGTATTGTGGTTTAATGGCATTTAAAGATGATGAAATGTAGTCAAAGCGTAAACTTGCTAACAATAAGCCTGAGATTTCCTTCTGTTTATTGAAAATGGGAGAAGCAATCATAATAGCTTGATGTCCAAGAACACGATCTGTAATGACTGATGATACAGTTGTTTTCTTCGTCTGTAATACGTCTTGAATATATTTGCGATCTGAGACATCAACAGGTGGTCGGTCGCCTTCGGATGCGATTGTAATGATGCCTTCTGGTGTAGTGTAATATAAACCAGAAAAACGTGCATCGTTTCCATCTGTATCATGTACAATTTGTTTCACGCCATTTATATTTCCAGTTTCGGTTCCTACGACCTTTGAGAGCATTTCTAATGCGGAAATTGCTTCACCAAGGTGATGATCTAAATAGTCTCTATATAAAAAGAGAACCGTGTGAGCAGATAGTTTGTTTTGCTGTTTCATTTTATACGAATGGTATGAATAAAATGCAGCACCAATCCCTATCGTTGGTAGGATAACAAGCAATATATATAAAACTATGCTGTGGAATTTGACTTTCAAATTTGGTACTCCTTCTTTTTTATTATCATTATATATAAACTATGTTAAAATTGTCATGTTTTTATTCAAGAATCATTCATAATATATTTGGGGAGAGGAAATGAATGAGTGAATACTCATTCGGAATTTACATGAAGCACTAAGCTGTTTTTTCTTTTTATTACTGAGAATTTAAGTGAAGGGTTGAAAGTTGTATGACATCAAATAATGAACGAGAAGATATTTCTCAATCTTTAAAAGTATTTATTGCATTATCTCGTGTACATCGTTCTGTTATGGATACTACAAATAAATCTATACAAAGTAACGGGTTAAATCCAACTGAATTTGCTGTATTAGAACTGCTATATCATAAAGGCGGTCAACCACTTCAGCAAATTGGTGAGCGTATTTTAATAGCTAGTGGCAGCATTACATATGTTGTAGATAAGCTAGAGAAAAAGGGACTAGTAAAGAGAATTCCATGCCCAAATGACAGACGTGTTATTTATGCACAATTAACTGAGTCTGGAGAGAACTTTATTGCTTCTATTTTTCCAGGGCATGAGCAAGTTATACATCAGTCTTTTGAAATGTTAACGAAAGAGGAAAAGGATGAATTACTTGATCTATTAAAAAAGATTGGAAAGTATGAAAAATAATAGTATGTTCCAAAGGAGCTTTGGATAAAGAAATCCAAGGCTTTTTTGTTTACATGTAATTATGACAAAATATGCTGTATTTTGCTGAAGA includes these proteins:
- a CDS encoding DUF3149 domain-containing protein, encoding MKVKFHSIVLYILLVILPTIGIGAAFYSYHSYKMKQQNKLSAHTVLFLYRDYLDHHLGEAISALEMLSKVVGTETGNINGVKQIVHDTDGNDARFSGLYYTTPEGIITIASEGDRPPVDVSDRKYIQDVLQTKKTTVSSVITDRVLGHQAIMIASPIFNKQKEISGLLLASLRFDYISSSLNAIKPQYHFEVTDKHDVVFLTDDNNETSDAHTNMLTTPLQRLNWKVSVSPLPIHQKTLYQWVSIECIATLFLMSILFLLAQYMLLKRQTKLERQQNELQKIELVGTFAASTAHEIRNPLTGIKGLVALLKEKYKDEQDQFYFSVIEQEIERINEIVSEFLILGKPTAIIEQTYDVRNILNEVALIIQSEANLHNIVFHLHLPDHPVHIRCSKDHMKQVVLNITKNAIEAMTSGGTLTISVTNNETHAQLQIIDTGKGIPKHIQKHLFHPFFTNKDTGTGLGLVICKRIVEMYNGHIFIDSIENEGTTVHIEIPLHLV
- a CDS encoding MarR family winged helix-turn-helix transcriptional regulator, which translates into the protein MTSNNEREDISQSLKVFIALSRVHRSVMDTTNKSIQSNGLNPTEFAVLELLYHKGGQPLQQIGERILIASGSITYVVDKLEKKGLVKRIPCPNDRRVIYAQLTESGENFIASIFPGHEQVIHQSFEMLTKEEKDELLDLLKKIGKYEK